One region of Alosa sapidissima isolate fAloSap1 chromosome 1, fAloSap1.pri, whole genome shotgun sequence genomic DNA includes:
- the LOC121719940 gene encoding uncharacterized protein LOC121719940 produces MNDKWVNSLNGTDQHEESTKQETPANSDDDNVPEEQAEEDVTYIKDQNGLLSDTSLQPVDLGSEIIDQNFQDILNVAPGEGNSPVRLLSDKTNEAKCFPVLYPSGGPTFHDERESKITLSRYLNTRILNADGRFAQNTDFIFYAQYISEVHQVVSGVSVALRKGGGNSSLKDASPDMLLNSESLGKILRNDEGYKFLRGIRGTPPYWMSVQKDLFAMIRQLSIPTFFASFSSADLRWPEMLNSILRIEGKQTSVDDLDWSDKCGLIRRNPVTAARMFDHRWHCFLRDVIMSPAEPIGKIKDYFYRVEFQQRGSPHVHCLFWVENAPKIDKESDDEVAQFIDTYITCEIPPETDAELYEVVSSVQRHSTRHSKTCRKKNTVCRFNFPRPPSSCTFITRGGNCEDLKGNDDDTSSSAIIKKVKTALTMPDMNFDTADAFFESLGIDQGLFEKAYNICSKKKSIVLKRNPGDIWVNQYNKDLLRAWQGNMDIQYVTDAFSVVVYILSYITKAEQEMGLLLQRAQDESMNGNLDAKAAFRQLGSVYLHNREVSAQEAVYRLTHMHLKECSRDVQFIPVGDNPVRMSLPLHLLQSKAQFQQCNDESSIWMTNVIERYKSRPQNEQFEDICLASFCSEYRVLSKSQVPTERDSHDIIQLNNNCGFVKRRTRTEPAVVRYPRFSPTKNPEKYFHSLLQLFLPYYEDCHLKPPQFDTYEHFYKNGAVKCGVDVQRVQSIVDTNKALFEKESDEIDRAKKLLEDKIDLEDAWAQICPETERERLRCLDLMKEKVVDDEGDDNDKLIPDLTANPQTTCTLETNHVSMPRQDALHLLRSLNEEQSAIFYAVRKWCLQKLFGQNPEPLRLFITGGAGTGKSHLIKAIHYESTRLLSQIAENPEDLTVLLTAPTGVAAYNIGAATIHNTFSIGANVKLPYQPLGDEKVNSLRTKMGSLQILIIDEVSMVDHRLLAYIHGRLRQIKQTGDYSLFAKVSLICVGDFFQLKPVKGTPLFAENKGANLWDNNFEVAELTKVVRQENAAFAEMLNRLRVRKKNEPLTDCDVLTLRQRETGEESTDIHVYATNAEVDEYNVKRLQETCPDAISIRAQDFVRNPKTGRMERKVGFHTKVFNSCLPKCVSLGVGARVMLKKNIDVSDGLVNGACGTVVEIIHSQQEDDIPAAIHVEFEDPNVGKIQRSKAKRFSERSTIVEVQEEQVANNGGVRRQLPISLAWSVTVHKCQGLTVERAVVSLKKIFASGQAYVALSRVRTLGGLIIEDFKESAIFCDNKVDSAMKSLPEFNFGMSVSSNMNPVCTVALHNVQSLNAHIQDVQSHKALMNADCICLTETWLNVDTEEEPQLPGYVFKHNPRGNCYDDSEPAFAALKHQQRVITGHL; encoded by the exons ATGAATGACAAATGGGTAAActctctgaatggcactgaccaGCATGAGGAAAGTACCAAACAGGAAACACCTGCTAACAGTGATGATGACAATGTTCCTGAAGAGCAAGCAGAGGAAGATGTCACTTATATCAAAGACCAGAATGGGCttttgtcagatacatcatTACAACCTGTCGATCTGGGTTCAGAGATCATTGATCAGAATTTTCAGGATATACTTAATGTGGCACCAGGTGAAGGTAACAGTCCAGTGAGGTTGCTGTCTGATAAAACCAACGAGGCAAAATGTTTCCCTGTTTTGTATCCATCTGGTGGACCTACATTCCATGATGAAAGAGAGTCCAAAATAACTCTGTCAAGGTACCTGAATACACGCATTCTGAATGCGGATGGGCGTTTTGCACAGAACACAGACTTCATTTTTTACGCACAATACATATCAGAGGTGCATCAAGTTGTATCTGGTGTATCAGTGGCATTACGCAAAGGTGGCGGCAACTCCTCTCTGAAAGACGCATCACCAGACATGTTGTTGAACTCAGAGTCGTTGGGTAAAATATTGCGCAATGATGAAGGATACAAGTTCTTACGAGGAATTCGTGGCACACCTCCATACTGGATGTCAGTTCAGAAAGATTTATTTGCCATGATAAGACAACTCTCCATACCCACGTTCTTTGCATCTTTTAGCTCTGCAGATTTGAGATGGCCTGAAATGCTGAATTCTATTCTAAGAATAGAAGGTAAACAAACGTCTGTTGATGATCTTGACTGGTCTGACAAATGTGGACTCATACGTCGAAACCCTGTGACAGCAGCAAGAATGTTTGATCACAGATGGCATTGCTTTCTCCGTGATGTAATCATGTCGCCAGCAGAACCCATAGGGAAAATAAAGGACTACTTTTATCGTGTTGAATTTCAACAACGTGGTTCTCCTCATGTCCACTGTCTCTTTTGGGTTGAAAATGCTCCCAAGATTGATAAAgagagtgatgatgaagtggcacagttcatagatacatacatcacCTGTGAAATTCCACCAGAAACAGATGCAGAGCTTTATGAGGTTGTGAGCAGCGTACAGAGGCACAGCACAAGACACTCTAAGACTTGCCGCAAGAAAAACACAGTGTGCAGGTTCAACTTCCCACGGCCACCATCAAGCTGTACTTTCATCACAAGAGGCGGTAACTGTGAGGACTTGAAGGGCAATGATGACGATACAAGTTCTAGTGCAATAATAAAGAAAGTTAAAACTGCGTTGACCATGCCTGACATGAATTTTGATACAGCCGATGCATTTTTTGAGTCTCTTGGGATAGATCAAGGTTTGTTTGAAAAGGCGTACAACATATGTTCCAAAAAGAAAAGCATTGTCCTGAAACGAAATCCTGGAGACATTTGGGTGAACCAGTacaacaaagacttactccGTGCTTGGCAAGGCAATATGGATATCCAGTATGTCACAGATGCCTTTTCAGTTGTGGTCTACATACTGTCGTACATCACAAAAGCAGAACAAGAAATGGGTTTGCTCTTACAACGTGCTCAAGACGAGTCAATGAATGGCAACCTTGATGCAAAAGCAGCATTCAGACAGCTTGGAAGTGTATACCTACACAACAGAGAAGTTTCAGCCCAAGAGGCAGTGTATCgattaacacacatgcacttgaaaGAATGCTCTCGTGATGTACAGTTCATTCCAGTTGGTGATAATCCTGTTAGGATGAGTTTACCTCTGCATTTACTCCAAAGTAAAGCCCAATTCCAACAGTGTAATGACGAAAGCAGCATTTGGATGACCAATGTGATCGAGAGATATAAAAGCAGACCTCAGAATGAACAATTTGAGGATATATGCCTGGCCAGTTTTTGTTCTGAATACAGAGTTCTATCAAAGTCACAGGTTCCGACTGAAAGAGATTCACATGACATTATACAGCTCAATAACAACTGTGGCTTTGTGAAACGAAGGACCCGGACTGAACCTGCTGTCGTGAGGTATCCCAGATTTTCTCCCACAAAAAACCCAGAAAAGTACTTCCATTCATTGCTGCAACTATTTTTGCCTTACTATGAAGACTGCCACCTCAAACCACCTCAGTTTGATACATATGAGCATTTCTATAAAAATGGTGCAGTGAAATGTGGTGTTGATGTTCAAAGAGTGCAGTCGATTGTGGATACCAACAAAGctttatttgaaaaagaaagtgatGAGATTGACAGAGCTAAAAAGCTGCTGGAAGACAAAATTGATTTGGAAGATGCCTGGGCTCAGATATGTcctgaaacagaaagggagcGTCTTCGTTGTTTGGATctgatgaaagaaaaagttgtagatgatgaaggtgatgatAATGACAAACTCATTCCTGACCTGACAGCAAACCCACAGACTACATGCACTTTGGAAACAAATCATGTGTCAATGCCCAGACAGGATGCATTGCATTTATTGCGATCATTAAATGAAGAACAGTCTGCCATATTCTATGCTGTTCGTAAGTGGTGTTTGCAGAAactgtttggacaaaatcctGAACCGTTGCGATTATTCATTACTGGTGGAGCAGGAACGGGAAAAAGCCATTTAATCAAAGCGATACATTACGAATCTACACGGCTGTTGTCACAGATTGCTGAAAATCCTGAGGACCTCACTGTGCTTCTAACAGCACCTACAGGAGTGGCTGCATATAACATTGGCGCTGCAACAATTCACAATACATTCTCCATCGGTGCAAATGTCAAACTGCCATATCAACCACTAGGTGATGAGAAAGTCAATTCTTTGCGAACCAAAATGGGCAGCTTGCAAATTCTGATCATTGATGAAGTGTCCATGGTCGACCACCGTCTTTTGGCCTACATTCATGGTAGACTGCGTCAAATCAAGCAGACTGGTGATTATTCCTTGTTTGCAAAAGTTTCCCTGATTTGTGTGGGTGATTTTTTCCAACTCAAGCCCGTGAAAGGCACGCCTCTTTTTGCTGAAAACAAAGGAGCCAACCTTTGGGACAATAACTTTGAGGTTGCAGAACTGACTAAAGTTGTTAGACAAGAAAATGCAGCATTTGCGGAAATGCTTAATCGTCTCAGAGTCCGTAAAAAGAACGAACCTCTCACCGACTGTGATGTTCTCACACTGAGGCAGCGTGAAACTGGTGAGGAATCTACAGACATTCATGTGTATGCTACAAATGCAGAGGTTGATGAATATAACGTGAAGAGACTGCAAGAGACCTGCCCAGACGCAATCAGCATACGTGCTCAAGACTTTGTCCGAAATCCCAAAACTGGAAGAATGGAACGGAAAGTTGGCTTTCACACAAAGGTTTTCAACTCTTGCTTGCCTAAATGTGTTTCGTTGGGTGTTGGAGCAAGGGTCATGTTGAAGAAAAACATAGATGTGTCTGATGGCCTTGTCAACGGAGCATGTGGCACAGTCGTGGAAATCATTCATAGTCAACAAGAGGATGACATACCTGCAGCTATCCACGTGGAGTTTGAAGACCCTAATGTAGGAAAGATCCAGAGGTCAAAAGCAAAAAGGTTTTCTGAACGTTCAACGATAGTGGAAGTGCAAGAGGAACAAGTGGCTAATAATGGTGGAGTACGAAGGCAACTGCCGATTAGCCTGGCCTGGTCAGTAACTGTACATAAATGTCAAGGGCTTACTGTTGAAAGGGCTGTTGTATCACTCAAGAAGATCTTTGCTTCAGGGCAAGCATATGTTGCATTGAGTCGTGTGAGAACTCTCGGTGGGCTGATAATTGAGGACTTCAAAGAATCTGCCATATTTTGTGATAACAAAGTAGATTCGGCTATGAAAAGCTTGCCTGAGTTTAACTTTGGAATGTCTGTTTCATCCAACATGAACCCTGTGTGCACAGTAGCACTTCACAATGTGCAGAGTTTGAATGCTCACATTCAGGATGTTCAATCCCACAAAGCCCTCATGAACGCTGATTGTATTTGCTTAACAGAGACATGGCTCAATGTAGACACTGAAGAAGAGCCACAACTTCCAGGATACGTCTTCAAACACAATCCGAGAGGAAACTGTTACGATGACTCCGAGCCAGCCTTTGCAGCGCTGAAACATCAACAAAGAG TTATTACAGGTCATCTTTGA